DNA from Nitrospirota bacterium:
CAGATACAAAAAGAAAAAAGTGATTTTTCTTATACGAGATCCTCGTGATACACTTGTATCCGGTTATTTTCAAGCTACTAAGAGGCTCAAACTCTACAATGGTAATATTTCTGATTTTATCAGGGATGAAAGACACGGAATAAAAAAGATTATAAGATTTCATGAGATATGGTTTGATAATAAGCATATTCCTGAGGATTTTTTAATCATTACCTATGAAGATATGCACAAAGATACATTTGATATATTGAAGAAAGTAGTCTCTTTTTTACAAAGAGGATATCTTAAGGACGAACAATTAAAAGAAAGCATTGAGTTTGCAAAATTTGAGAATATGCAACTTCTTGAAAAGAAAGGTTTTTTTTCTGAAAAATACGGTTCAATTCTAACTCCTGCTGATTTTACCGATCAAGAATCCTACAAGGTAAGAAGAGGTAAGATCGGAGGTTTTATAGATTATTTAAGCAAAGAGGATATTGATTACTGCAATGAATATATGGAA
Protein-coding regions in this window:
- a CDS encoding sulfotransferase domain-containing protein gives rise to the protein MLDKLNIHIEYTHDGSEHAKQISYRDFNSDKTRYKKKKVIFLIRDPRDTLVSGYFQATKRLKLYNGNISDFIRDERHGIKKIIRFHEIWFDNKHIPEDFLIITYEDMHKDTFDILKKVVSFLQRGYLKDEQLKESIEFAKFENMQLLEKKGFFSEKYGSILTPADFTDQESYKVRRGKIGGFIDYLSKEDIDYCNEYMESASNNYYREFLKKHYLFT